Genomic segment of Gavia stellata isolate bGavSte3 chromosome 10, bGavSte3.hap2, whole genome shotgun sequence:
CAGCCTCGCAAGTGCACCGTTTGCCTCATTAGAACTAATGCTACTTGCTCACTTAGCCCAACACTGCCGCCGTGAGCAGGAGGCGTCTCAGCTCCCCGATTTCAGAGGAAGGCTCTGAAATACACCCCCGTAGTTACTCCTAAGAAGATGAGGTAACATTGCCCGAAGACATGATGGTTTCAGGACGGTCGCCTTCCTCCTTCTGTGGGTGGGAGGAGTTGTCAGACTTACTACGGCTGAACTCCATCCCTCCAATGATCGGCCTCTTGAATTTGGTCCCAGAATCTGCTGGGGGACATTTGCAGCAACACAGAATCTTGATGAAAGCCCTCCGCATCTCTTTGTTTGTCAAGGTGTAGATGATAGGGTTCGTGGCTGAATTGAGCACAGCTAGTACTAAGAAATATTCTGCTTTATAGAGGATTGGGCAGGTCTTCACTTTAcaccccacatccagtaaaAGCAGGATGAACAAGGGAGCCCAGCAGGCGATGAAGGCACTCAGGACTATGATCACTGTCTTGAGCAAGGCTAGCGACTTTTCTGAGCTCCTAGTAGCTTTGGTAACGTTTTTCCGAAATGTCAGCCTGCGGCTCCTAGTCCTCACCATGGAGTAGATCCTGCAATAGAGGACAACAATAGACAGCAAAAGGCCAGTGAAAACAGTGGTGCAAAAGAGAATATAGTGCTTGTGGTAGAGAGGCAGCACGGTGGAGCAGTTGGACAAGAGGCTGATGCAGTTCCAGCCCATGATCGGGAGTCCCCCAAGTATCACCGAGATAACCCAGCAAGCACTGATCAGCAAGAAGGAACGGAAGCTGTTGCTGCCATTGTGGAGTTTCATCTTCAACATGGTGATGTATCTCTCGATGGCAATGGCCAACAAGCTGAACACAGAAGCTGACAAGGCAACAAACATGCTGCCTTCTCTTACAAACCACTGGGAGGGGGTGAGGCTATAGGTTTTGTGTCCAGATAGCAGGAGGTTGGCAGTGTAAGCCACACCAGCCAGCAAGTCTGAAAGAGCCAAGTTCCCAATGAAGTAGTACATGGGTCTGTGAAACTTCTTGGTTTTCCAGATGGTGAGCAAGACAAAAATGTTCTCTAAGATTATAAAGCAGCAAATGATGATAAAAACCACCGACGTCACTTTTATTCCACTGTCCGCATTCTCATTTAGCTTTCCCGTGTAATTATAATGCTCTTTGATGACATAGTTGACATCAGTGTTGGCAAGGTTGCTGACGACCTTCAGTGGGGTGGTG
This window contains:
- the S1PR1 gene encoding sphingosine 1-phosphate receptor 1, encoding MSTGTTTPLKVVSNLANTDVNYVIKEHYNYTGKLNENADSGIKVTSVVFIIICCFIILENIFVLLTIWKTKKFHRPMYYFIGNLALSDLLAGVAYTANLLLSGHKTYSLTPSQWFVREGSMFVALSASVFSLLAIAIERYITMLKMKLHNGSNSFRSFLLISACWVISVILGGLPIMGWNCISLLSNCSTVLPLYHKHYILFCTTVFTGLLLSIVVLYCRIYSMVRTRSRRLTFRKNVTKATRSSEKSLALLKTVIIVLSAFIACWAPLFILLLLDVGCKVKTCPILYKAEYFLVLAVLNSATNPIIYTLTNKEMRRAFIKILCCCKCPPADSGTKFKRPIIGGMEFSRSKSDNSSHPQKEEGDRPETIMSSGNVTSSS